CTGTTCGCCACGCACTACTTTGAGCTGACGCAATTGCCGGACAGCCATCCGAGCGCCGCCAACGTGCATCTGTCCGCCGTCGAGCACAAGGACAGCATCGTCTTCCTGCACGCCGTGCAAGCCGGTCCCGCCTCGCAAAGCTACGGCTTGCAGGTGGCGCAGCTGGCCGGCGTGCCGCAGCCCGTGATCAAGGCCGCGCGCAAGCACCTGGCGCGCCTGGAAGCGCAGGCGCTCGACGCCACGCCGCAGCGCGACCTGTTCGCCGCCCCGGCCGCCGATCCGTATGCGCAAGAGGAAGAAGAGGCGGCGGCGCCGCTGGCCGCATTGAACGCGGCGCAGCAAGCCTTGCTCGACGCCATCGCCGACCTCGATCCCGACGCGCTCACGCCGCGCGATGCGCTGGAGCAGCTGTATCAGTTGAAACGGCTGGCCGCCGCATGACGATCCGGCGCGGCACGATCCGCCTGCTGGCCGCCGGCTTGCTGGCCGTCAGCCTGCCATGGCAAGCGGCGCTGGCCGCCCCTGGCGACCAGGCCGGCTTCGAGTTTGCCGTGCTGGGCCATTCCTTCAACGCGGGGCCCGACGATGGCCCCCTGAAAAAAGCCATCGCGGACACCAGCGCTTTCAACGCGTCCTTCGTCGTGGCCACCGGCATCAAGGCCGCCAGCGAATCGTGCAGCGACAAGCTGTACAGCCAACGCAAGGACCTGCTGGACGCCAGCGGCCCGCCGCTGATCGTCTCGCTGTCGGCCAGCGACTGGGCCAACTGCCGCAATTCGCGCGGCCGCATCAACGCCATCGAGCGCCTGAACCGCCTGCGCGACGTGTATTTCGCCGACGACCAGAGCCTGGGCCAGCGCAAGCTGACCCTGTCACGATTGTCATCGACGGCGAAATTCCGCAGCTATGCGGAAAACGCCCACTGGGAATACGGCGGCGTGCTGTTTGCCACCATCAACCTGCCCGCAAATAACAACCATTTCCTGCCAGAAGCCGGCCGCAACAGCGAATTCGAAGACCGGCTGGTCGCCAACCGTTCCTGGCTGCAGCGCCTGTTCGCCATGGCGCAACGAAAGAAACTCGACGGCATCGTGCTGTTTTCCGATGGCGACATGGGCGTGCTCGATGAAGACGACAATTCGCTGCTGCCCAGCTTTAGTTCGAAACAGGATGGTTTTGCCGGACCGCGCAAGCAGGTGCGCACCCTGGCGAAGAAGTTCAGCGGCAAGGTGTTATTGATCGATACGCAGCGCGAAGCCGAAGCGGACGGCAAGGAAGGCAAAAACAAAAAGGCCGCGGCCAGGACGGACGCGCCAAAAATCAGCTGGAAAGGCAACCTGGGCCACGTCAGCATCGACAACGACTGGTCCGCCATTGCCGTACGGCCCGGCAAGACGCCATTCTTTGAGGTACGTCAACGTGCCACCCGCCCATCGGCGCAAGCGAGGGCCAAGGCGTCAACGCTACGTCGTTAATTACAGCGGCACAAACGAACAGGCCGGCATATAGCCGGCCTGGAACAAGCGGTATTAATGAATCGGGTGCGTGCGGAAGTGATCGCCCTCTTCGCCTTCATCATCTTCATCGCCATGGTCATGGCCGTGTGCGCCATGCACGTGGCCATGGGCGATTTCTTCTTCGGTGGCTTCGCGCACGTCAGCGACGGTCAGCGAGAAGCGCAGCGCGATGCCGGCCAGTGGATGGTTGCCATCCAGCACGACTTTGTCGTCGGCGATATCGGTCACGGTGAAGATCATCGCTTCTTCGTCCGGCGAATCGCTTTCCGGCATGCCTTCGAACTGCATGCCCACTTCCAGCGGCTCAGGCAGGCGATTGCGCGGCTCGACCTTGACCAGGGCGGGATCGTATTCACCGAAAGCATCATCCGGTTCGATCTGGATCGTGTTGGAATAGCCAACTTCCTTGCCGTCGAGCTCTTCTTCGATCTTCGGCAGGGTGTTTTCATAATCACCGTGCAGGTAGACCATCGGCTGACGGCCGTCTTCGATCAGATTGTCTTGCGCGTCTGACAGTTTGTAGTTGACAGTCACGACCGTATTTTTGGCAATCTTCATTATGCTTCCTTTCATTGTATAAGCTGGCAAATTATACCTTCACGCCGCCAACGGCAGGCGCATTCCTGCATTTCCGGTTGTTATAATGGGCGCATGAAAAAATTAACTCTCCTCGGCGATATCACGCCGGCGCAATTCCTGCGCGACTACTGGCATAAAAAACCCTTGTTGATCCGTCAAGCCGTGCCTGGCTTCAAGGCGCTGTTCGATGTCAAGGCCCTGGCCGAGCTGGCTGCCCTGGACCACGTCGAATCGCGTCTGGTCAGCCATGCGGATGGACACTGGAACATGCAGCAAGGTCCACTGACCAGCCTGCCCTCGCTCAAACAGAAGGAATGGACCCTGCTGGTGCAGGGCGCCAACTTGCACAGCGCCAAGGCCGACGCCCTGCTGCGCCAGTTCCGCTTCCTGCCCGACGCGCGCCTGGACGACCTGATGGTCAGCTTCGCCACCGATGGCGGCGGCGTGGGCCCGCATTTCGATTCCTATGACGTATTCCTTCTGCAAGGCCAGGGCAAGCGCCACTGGCGCATCGGTGCGCAGAAGGACCTGAGCCTCATCGACGGCTTGCCGCTGAAAATCCTCAGCAACTTCACGCCCGACGAAGAATTCACGCTGGAACCGGGCGACATGCTGTATTTGCCGCCCCACTACGCGCACGACGGCGTGGCCATCGGCGACTGCCAGACGTATTCGATCGGTTTCCGCTCGCCATCGTTCCAGGAACTGGGCGAAGCTTTCCTGCAATTCATGGCCGATTCGATCGACTTGCCGGGCATTTACAGCGATCCCGACCTGAAAGCGTCGGGCAAGCCGGCGGAAATCCCCCGTGAAATGCTCAGCACCATCGCGGAAGAAATGAACAAGGTGCGCTTCACGGAAGAAGACGTGACCATTTTCCTGGGCGAACACCTGTCGGAACCGAAGCACAATGTGTTTTTCACGCCGCTGTCCAAGCCGCTGACGGTGGGCCGCTTCGCGGACGCCGCGCAGAAAAAGGGTGTCGTGTTGTCGCGCAAGACGCTGATGCTGTATCGTGGCAAGAATGTCTTCATCAATGGCGAATCGTTTGCCATTGGCAAGGCCGACAAAACGGCCCTGGAAACCTTGGCCAACGAACGCGCCCTCGATGGCGCCGCCGTGGCACAGGCGTCCGATGACGTGATGGATGCTTTGTATACCTGGTATCAGGATGGCTGGATCGAACTGGCTTGAATGAGCGTGTCGTAGCAAAGTGGTATTACAGTAGGTAAAATAACAGCTTCTGCGCCAGCGCAATGAAACATATTATTTTTATATCGTTTTGTCGCGCTTTCGCAAATCGCTTACACTTGCTTGCAATTTGCTTCGGCAAATATTGCGATATCACAAAATAGTTGCGAATTTGCCTCTTGCTCCTATTGCGACGCACCAAAAATCGCTATAATATTCGGTTAGGAAGTTTCCGTTGTCTGGCAGGCACCACCTGGTACGAAAAGCCTTCGAAGACGACCTAACGAGCGATAATTACCGGTAATTATTCATCGCAACAATATTGATTTATTTTTTGAAATAATTAAGGAAAACAAATGAAAAAATCCCTGCTGATCGCCTCCCTGATGGTTGTTGCTCTGGCTGCTTGCAGCAAAAAAGAAGAAGCTCCTGCACCAGCACCAGTAGTTGAAACCCCAGCACCAGCACCAGCAGTTGAAGCTGCTCCAGCTGCTGCTGCTGACGCTGCTGCTTCGGCCGCTACCGACGCTGCTGCTGCTGCTTCGAGCGCTGCTTCGGCCGCTTCGGACGCTGCTGCTGCCGCTTCGGCTGCTGCATCGGCTGCTAAGTAATTAGCACCCAGCACTAGAGAAAGCCGGCCTTAGGGCCGGCTTTTTTGTTGGGTAAACGCCCAACCAA
This window of the Janthinobacterium agaricidamnosum genome carries:
- a CDS encoding FKBP-type peptidyl-prolyl cis-trans isomerase gives rise to the protein MKIAKNTVVTVNYKLSDAQDNLIEDGRQPMVYLHGDYENTLPKIEEELDGKEVGYSNTIQIEPDDAFGEYDPALVKVEPRNRLPEPLEVGMQFEGMPESDSPDEEAMIFTVTDIADDKVVLDGNHPLAGIALRFSLTVADVREATEEEIAHGHVHGAHGHDHGDEDDEGEEGDHFRTHPIH
- a CDS encoding cupin domain-containing protein, with translation MKKLTLLGDITPAQFLRDYWHKKPLLIRQAVPGFKALFDVKALAELAALDHVESRLVSHADGHWNMQQGPLTSLPSLKQKEWTLLVQGANLHSAKADALLRQFRFLPDARLDDLMVSFATDGGGVGPHFDSYDVFLLQGQGKRHWRIGAQKDLSLIDGLPLKILSNFTPDEEFTLEPGDMLYLPPHYAHDGVAIGDCQTYSIGFRSPSFQELGEAFLQFMADSIDLPGIYSDPDLKASGKPAEIPREMLSTIAEEMNKVRFTEEDVTIFLGEHLSEPKHNVFFTPLSKPLTVGRFADAAQKKGVVLSRKTLMLYRGKNVFINGESFAIGKADKTALETLANERALDGAAVAQASDDVMDALYTWYQDGWIELA